One window of the Lytechinus variegatus isolate NC3 chromosome 3, Lvar_3.0, whole genome shotgun sequence genome contains the following:
- the LOC121411821 gene encoding pre-rRNA-processing protein TSR2 homolog, translated as MAVATKEHLVVFHQSIQSIFDGWTGLQLAARHGFGGRDSLEKARWMVDAVYNWFLENDGVEPYELEDCLADILDHEFDTLAEDGSLNKISQDICRNFHLCTTGQCQAVRDKIKQSPVARIGDCVADATVDMEEGDDADGSVQDANMQAMLGGMRLSQPPPDEQEGASPQNNSEMAGPSTSFSGSTAESFSSSSNSRQEPMEEEDGWTVVRKSKKK; from the exons ATGGCTGTCGCAACTAAAGAACACCTTGTTGTTTTCCACCAAAGTATTCAATCTATATTTGACGGATGGACAGGTTTACAG CTGGCTGCAAGGCACGGTTTCGGTGGTCGTGATAGTTTAGAGAAAGCAAGATGGATGGTAGATGCAGTATACAATTGGTTTTTAGAAAATG ATGGAGTTGAACCTTATGAGCTTGAAGATTGTCTGGCTGACATTCTAGATCATGAATTTGATACATTGGCTGAAGATGGCAGCTTGAACAAG ATTTCTCAAGATATCTGCAGAAACTTCCATCTATGTACAACTGGTCAATGCCAAGCCGTACGTGACAAGATTAAGCAAAGTCCAGTAGCAAGGATAGGAGATTGTGTGGCTGATGCAACAGTGGATATGGAAGAG GGAGATGATGCAGATGGTTCGGTGCAGGATGCTAACATGCAGGCGATGCTGGGTGGAATGAGGTTAAGTCAACCACCACCTGACGAACAAGAGGGCGCTTCGCCACAAAATAACAGTGAGATGGCTGGACCATCGACATCATTCTCAGGATCAACAGCAGAGTCATTTAGTTCTTCATCAAACTCAA GACAAGAACCCATGGAAGAAGAGGATGGCTGGACAGTTGTACGGAAATCCAAAAAGAAATGA